The proteins below come from a single Candidatus Tectomicrobia bacterium genomic window:
- a CDS encoding NADPH:quinone reductase, with product MRAVRVHQFNLDVPMRLEEVPDPQPAAGQVLIRTGAAAINPVDVAIRQGVHPYAKLVKPPYVPGAEAAGDIVALGPGVQGLKVGQRVFGRAVGGGYAERVLLDARGTAELPERYSYAEGASITVAYGTAWNALVIKAEAGPGETVLIQGGAGGVGMAAVQLAKRLGCRVLATVSSKEKADFCRLMGADETINYKTEDFAARCQELTGGRGVDVIVELAACDNFDKDLDAIRVEGRIVVVGTGTGKGPKAEFRVPAAMTRDARVIGMAAINLAPKLPEVFRRFGALLKEGLKVHVDRQVRLDEANEAHDLVLSGKFLGKVVITA from the coding sequence ATGCGAGCCGTCCGCGTGCACCAGTTCAACCTCGACGTTCCGATGCGCCTCGAGGAGGTCCCCGATCCCCAGCCGGCCGCCGGGCAGGTGCTGATCCGGACCGGCGCCGCCGCCATCAACCCCGTGGACGTGGCCATCCGCCAGGGCGTCCACCCCTACGCCAAGCTGGTGAAGCCCCCCTACGTCCCGGGGGCCGAGGCGGCGGGCGACATCGTCGCCCTGGGGCCGGGCGTGCAGGGCTTGAAGGTGGGCCAGCGGGTCTTCGGGCGCGCGGTGGGCGGGGGCTACGCCGAGCGCGTGCTGCTCGACGCGCGGGGCACGGCCGAGCTCCCCGAGCGCTACAGCTACGCCGAGGGCGCGTCGATCACCGTGGCCTACGGCACCGCCTGGAACGCCCTGGTGATCAAGGCCGAGGCGGGGCCGGGCGAGACGGTGCTCATCCAGGGCGGGGCCGGGGGCGTCGGCATGGCCGCCGTCCAGCTCGCCAAGCGCCTGGGCTGCCGGGTGCTGGCGACCGTCAGCTCCAAGGAGAAGGCGGACTTCTGCCGCCTCATGGGCGCCGACGAGACCATCAACTACAAGACCGAGGACTTCGCCGCCCGCTGCCAGGAGCTGACCGGGGGCCGCGGCGTGGACGTCATCGTCGAGCTGGCCGCCTGCGACAACTTCGACAAGGACCTCGACGCCATCCGGGTGGAGGGGCGCATCGTCGTCGTGGGCACCGGCACGGGCAAGGGCCCCAAGGCGGAGTTCCGGGTGCCGGCCGCGATGACGAGGGACGCGCGCGTCATCGGCATGGCCGCCATCAACCTGGCGCCCAAGCTGCCGGAGGTGTTCCGCCGCTTCGGCGCCCTCCTCAAGGAGGGCCTCAAGGTCCACGTGGACCGGCAGGTGCGCCTGGACGAGGCCAACGAGGCCCACGACCTCGTGCTGAGCGGCAAGTTCCTGGGCAAGGTGGTCATCACCGCCTGA
- a CDS encoding NADPH:quinone reductase, translating into MKAVLVKKFGLDTPLAVEEVPEPRAGAGEVLVRVRAAGVNPLEISVRNAAHPSAKLLKLPYICGTDIAGEVEAVGEGVKTFAKGDRVWGRAAGGAYAEKAVLAAAETGRLPKAMSFAEGASLAIPLLTAWNALVVKGEAQAGDAVLVQGGAGGVGQMAIQLARRMGCRVFATVSTDEKADLCRQLGAEAVIFYKKEDVAARVMELTGGRGVDIVVETVAAENLPVSAGITCVDGKVIIVGNGTGKGGQGTFQLRDAMGRDARIITLASGYLKPRLPEILRRLDPLLEAGALRPHIGKEMPLGQAEEAQKLLLSGKFLGKIVLKP; encoded by the coding sequence ATGAAAGCCGTGCTGGTCAAGAAGTTCGGCCTCGACACGCCCCTGGCGGTCGAGGAGGTGCCCGAGCCCCGGGCGGGCGCGGGCGAGGTGCTCGTCCGGGTGCGGGCGGCGGGGGTGAACCCCCTGGAGATATCGGTCCGCAACGCCGCCCATCCCAGCGCCAAGCTCCTGAAGCTCCCCTACATCTGCGGCACCGACATCGCGGGCGAGGTGGAGGCCGTGGGCGAGGGCGTCAAGACCTTCGCCAAGGGCGACCGCGTCTGGGGCCGCGCGGCGGGCGGGGCCTACGCCGAGAAGGCGGTGCTCGCCGCGGCGGAGACCGGAAGGCTCCCCAAGGCCATGTCCTTCGCCGAGGGGGCCTCGCTGGCCATCCCGCTCCTCACGGCCTGGAACGCCCTCGTCGTCAAGGGGGAGGCCCAGGCGGGGGACGCCGTCCTCGTGCAGGGGGGCGCGGGGGGCGTGGGCCAGATGGCCATCCAGCTCGCCCGCCGGATGGGCTGCCGCGTGTTCGCCACCGTGAGCACGGACGAGAAGGCCGACCTCTGCCGCCAGCTCGGGGCCGAGGCGGTGATCTTCTACAAGAAAGAGGACGTGGCCGCGCGCGTGATGGAGCTGACGGGAGGCCGGGGGGTGGACATCGTGGTCGAGACGGTGGCCGCCGAGAACCTGCCCGTCTCCGCCGGCATCACCTGCGTGGACGGCAAGGTCATCATCGTGGGCAACGGCACCGGCAAGGGGGGGCAGGGCACCTTCCAGCTCCGGGACGCCATGGGCCGGGACGCGCGCATCATCACCCTCGCCTCGGGCTACCTCAAGCCGCGCCTGCCCGAGATCCTCCGGCGACTCGACCCCCTGCTCGAGGCGGGCGCCCTCCGGCCCCACATCGGCAAGGAGATGCCCCTCGGCCAGGCCGAGGAGGCCCAGAAGCTCCTCCTGAGCGGAAAGTTCCTGGGGAAGATCGTGCTCAAGCCGTAG
- a CDS encoding thiamine pyrophosphate-binding protein, which produces MIERMDLLRAVQARRTNEIVVMTMTTTLQWPLVSRHELDFDFLAFGMGHAADFGMGLAMARPERKTIVFKGDGGLLMSLGSLVTYSAYAPGNLLILLLENHTYEMVGGQPLPPRADFFELARAAGFHGGGATGKGKVERIGTLAEFEAQLPRLLAEEGPHFVVLPVTNKEPLPPVAHTDHAGRVRNLRKALGVV; this is translated from the coding sequence ATGATCGAGCGAATGGACCTCCTGCGCGCCGTCCAGGCGCGGCGCACGAACGAGATCGTGGTCATGACCATGACCACCACCCTCCAGTGGCCCCTCGTCTCCCGGCACGAGCTCGACTTCGACTTCCTGGCCTTCGGCATGGGCCACGCCGCCGACTTCGGCATGGGCCTGGCGATGGCCCGGCCCGAGCGCAAGACCATCGTCTTCAAGGGGGACGGGGGCCTCCTGATGAGCCTCGGCTCCCTCGTCACCTACTCGGCCTACGCGCCCGGCAACCTCCTCATCCTCCTCCTCGAGAACCACACCTACGAGATGGTGGGGGGCCAGCCCCTTCCGCCCCGGGCCGACTTCTTCGAGCTGGCCCGGGCGGCGGGCTTCCACGGGGGCGGCGCGACCGGCAAGGGCAAGGTCGAGCGCATCGGAACCCTGGCCGAGTTCGAGGCCCAGCTCCCCCGGCTGCTGGCCGAGGAGGGCCCCCACTTCGTCGTCCTCCCCGTCACGAACAAGGAGCCCCTCCCCCCCGTCGCCCACACCGACCACGCCGGCCGGGTGCGGAACCTCCGCAAGGCGCTGGGGGTGGTCTGA
- the pdxA gene encoding 4-hydroxythreonine-4-phosphate dehydrogenase PdxA has protein sequence MRAGTRPAPTAASSGDMPSGGPMSQLPIIAVTMGDPAGVGPEVCLKAVRSPKVRRCCVPLIVGDLEVLRLHARKMRLPGRLAAVAPGGLPVKLGAEAPAPVLDLANVPPGERAFGEVRPALGRAAGEYVERAVKLVQEGACRAVATAPIQKEAFQAGGYNFPGHTEFLAHLTGGRPVMLLWHGRFRVAHVSTHLSLRAALRQVRRANIRRTGKIFADALRAYLGRPPRLGVAGLNPHAGEGGLFGREEIEEIAPAAGDLRAEGIDARGPESPDTIFAKLRGGLYDGVLAMYHDQGHIPGKLLCFRFDERGRGSVRGVNVTLGLPIVRTSVEHGTGFEIAGKGVADESSMVDAIVLAARLARGRGRGRGKEKM, from the coding sequence ATGAGGGCGGGCACAAGGCCCGCCCCTACAGCGGCCTCTTCGGGAGATATGCCAAGCGGAGGACCCATGAGCCAGCTTCCAATTATCGCCGTCACGATGGGGGACCCGGCCGGGGTGGGGCCCGAGGTGTGCCTGAAGGCGGTCCGCTCGCCCAAGGTGCGGCGCTGCTGCGTGCCCCTCATCGTGGGGGACCTGGAGGTCCTCCGCCTCCACGCGAGGAAGATGCGCCTGCCGGGCCGCCTCGCGGCCGTGGCCCCGGGGGGGCTGCCGGTGAAACTCGGGGCGGAGGCGCCTGCCCCCGTGCTGGACCTCGCCAACGTCCCCCCGGGGGAGCGCGCCTTCGGGGAGGTGCGCCCCGCCCTGGGCCGGGCGGCGGGGGAGTACGTCGAGCGGGCGGTCAAGCTCGTCCAGGAGGGGGCCTGCCGGGCGGTGGCCACCGCCCCCATCCAGAAGGAGGCCTTCCAGGCGGGGGGCTACAACTTCCCGGGCCACACCGAGTTCCTCGCCCACCTGACGGGGGGGCGGCCCGTCATGCTCCTCTGGCACGGGCGCTTCCGCGTCGCCCACGTCTCGACCCATCTCTCCCTGCGGGCGGCGCTCCGCCAGGTGAGGCGCGCGAACATCCGCCGCACCGGAAAGATTTTCGCCGATGCGCTTCGCGCCTACCTCGGCCGCCCGCCGCGCCTCGGGGTGGCGGGCCTCAACCCCCACGCGGGGGAGGGGGGTCTCTTCGGCCGGGAGGAGATCGAGGAGATCGCCCCCGCCGCCGGGGACCTCCGCGCGGAGGGGATCGACGCCCGGGGGCCCGAATCCCCCGACACCATCTTCGCCAAGCTGCGCGGGGGCCTCTACGACGGCGTCCTCGCCATGTACCACGACCAGGGGCACATCCCGGGCAAGCTCCTCTGCTTCCGCTTCGACGAGCGGGGCCGGGGGAGTGTGCGCGGGGTGAACGTCACCCTCGGCCTCCCCATCGTGCGCACCTCGGTCGAGCACGGCACGGGCTTCGAGATCGCGGGCAAGGGCGTGGCCGACGAGTCCAGCATGGTGGACGCGATTGTGCTGGCGGCGAGGCTGGCGAGGGGGAGGGGGAGGGGGAGGGGGAAAGAAAAAATGTAG
- a CDS encoding addiction module protein gives MDINLEKLEEEALKLTPGERAALAQRLLASLDEDTGIEEDWAAEVERRIAEVERGAVPLIPIAEALAQARASLKC, from the coding sequence ATGGACATCAACCTGGAAAAGCTGGAGGAGGAGGCGCTGAAACTCACGCCGGGCGAGCGCGCCGCGCTCGCGCAGAGATTGCTCGCGAGCCTCGATGAGGATACCGGGATCGAAGAGGACTGGGCCGCCGAGGTCGAGCGCCGGATAGCGGAGGTCGAGCGCGGCGCGGTCCCGCTCATCCCCATCGCCGAGGCACTCGCACAGGCTCGCGCGTCACTGAAGTGCTGA
- a CDS encoding helix-turn-helix domain-containing protein — translation MKLRLDKSAREAIGARVREIRLFNQLEQTELADRAGLSQAIISQYEKGLTEVSLSFIKFLADNFGVSGDWLIFGSGASPFERAQKQIDVRLPDEAGVATKRRRKRDGYTGIPLVDPRAAASPGKIRVEKVSEWEILPVQQTAGRPNLVALDLRGEWVKNMNPPLRAGSRAIVDRDDKEIQPDAYYAVNTLSRKGPSSEASVNAVRRLSRSGNRLWFVEDRPAGEFEHIDLKSGDRIEDVVIGRVIWVWQKMA, via the coding sequence ATGAAACTGCGGCTCGACAAAAGCGCCCGCGAAGCCATCGGAGCCAGGGTCCGCGAGATCCGCCTCTTCAACCAGCTCGAGCAGACCGAGCTGGCCGACCGCGCGGGGCTCTCCCAGGCCATCATCAGCCAGTACGAGAAGGGCCTCACCGAGGTCAGCCTCTCCTTCATCAAGTTCCTGGCCGACAACTTCGGCGTCTCGGGCGACTGGCTCATCTTCGGCTCCGGGGCCTCCCCCTTCGAGCGCGCCCAGAAGCAGATCGACGTGCGCCTCCCCGACGAGGCCGGGGTGGCCACCAAGCGCAGGCGCAAGCGCGACGGCTACACCGGCATCCCCCTCGTCGACCCCCGCGCCGCGGCCAGCCCGGGCAAGATCCGGGTCGAGAAGGTCTCTGAGTGGGAGATCCTCCCCGTCCAGCAGACGGCCGGGCGCCCCAACCTCGTCGCGCTGGACCTCCGTGGCGAGTGGGTGAAGAACATGAACCCGCCGCTGCGGGCCGGCAGCCGGGCCATCGTCGACCGCGACGACAAGGAGATCCAGCCCGACGCCTACTACGCCGTGAATACCCTCTCCCGCAAGGGCCCCTCCTCCGAGGCCAGCGTCAACGCCGTCCGGCGCCTGAGCCGCAGCGGCAACCGCCTGTGGTTCGTCGAGGACCGCCCGGCCGGGGAGTTCGAGCACATCGACCTCAAGTCGGGCGACCGCATCGAGGACGTCGTCATCGGCCGCGTCATCTGGGTGTGGCAGAAGATGGCGTAG
- a CDS encoding ComF family protein: MPSARLRTLLSGALDFLLPRECPLCGDRLRLGSPRAVCQPCLDALERLEPPWCPCCGKPFESEIALRDSPGHLCAACREAPPAFDLARAAGPMEGQLRELIHLYKFGGRAGIASELGQLLGRLAEEEMGGWLEEGARVTHVPISPARWRERGFDQSELLARKTAGRLGLPFEPLLERRRDASPQTGLRGRERRRNLRGVFGLRSEKRLDGARVLLVDDVLTTGSTASACAHALKGAGAEAVAVLTVCTVSAGKWIRND; encoded by the coding sequence GTGCCCTCCGCCCGGCTCCGGACGCTGCTGTCGGGCGCGCTCGATTTCCTCCTCCCCCGCGAATGCCCCCTCTGCGGGGACCGCCTCCGCCTCGGGAGCCCGCGCGCCGTCTGCCAGCCCTGCCTGGACGCGCTGGAGCGCCTCGAGCCGCCCTGGTGCCCCTGCTGCGGCAAGCCCTTCGAATCCGAAATCGCCCTCCGCGACTCCCCGGGCCACCTGTGCGCCGCCTGCCGCGAAGCCCCTCCCGCCTTCGACCTGGCGCGGGCGGCGGGGCCCATGGAAGGCCAGCTCCGGGAGCTGATCCATCTCTACAAGTTCGGGGGGAGGGCCGGTATCGCCTCCGAGCTGGGCCAGTTGCTGGGGCGGCTGGCCGAGGAGGAGATGGGCGGCTGGCTGGAAGAAGGCGCCCGCGTCACCCACGTGCCCATCTCGCCTGCCCGCTGGCGCGAGCGCGGCTTCGACCAGTCGGAGCTCCTGGCCCGGAAGACCGCCGGGCGGCTCGGCCTCCCCTTCGAGCCGCTTCTTGAGCGCCGCAGGGATGCCTCGCCCCAGACGGGCCTTCGTGGGCGGGAGCGCCGCCGCAACCTCCGGGGGGTCTTCGGGCTTCGGTCCGAAAAGAGGCTCGACGGCGCCCGGGTGCTCCTGGTGGACGATGTGCTCACGACCGGGAGCACGGCCTCGGCCTGCGCCCACGCGCTCAAAGGGGCGGGGGCGGAGGCCGTCGCGGTTTTGACTGTTTGCACTGTTTCGGCCGGGAAATGGATAAGAAATGACTGA
- a CDS encoding XdhC family protein, whose protein sequence is MSQQDVFREMYQLKKAGQRGAVATVVARKGSAPMSGDAKMLVRQDGSTVGTVGGGCLEAEVWQAAMNIMESGRPEKLTFDLTAQQAGDSGHICGGVVDILVEPFDAYDSALLAEIADIRSRGGSAALATVVQPGRLGDLPAGRRKQLIRRDGSARGEIPEYSAELWRESSQVIRNGQPSVLTFASEEERTGKRRRQPGEGTEIFLEPITGQPLVYLFGGGHVSFCVAQAVHLAGFRVAVVEDRPTFANQERFPMAEAFYVGEFPAVFGKIPVDESDYMAIITRGHANDEVVLEWALKTPARYIGMIGSKSKVLLTYRHLRDKGFDQDELLRRVHAPIGLEIGADTPGEIAVAIVAEFIRFRRLGEEAGQSGVPGKRIQLRKKA, encoded by the coding sequence ATGAGCCAGCAGGACGTCTTCCGCGAGATGTACCAGCTCAAGAAGGCCGGGCAGCGCGGCGCCGTGGCCACCGTGGTGGCGCGCAAGGGGTCGGCCCCCATGAGCGGGGATGCGAAGATGCTGGTCCGCCAGGACGGGAGCACCGTGGGGACGGTGGGCGGGGGCTGCCTCGAGGCCGAGGTGTGGCAGGCGGCCATGAACATCATGGAGAGCGGCCGACCCGAGAAGCTGACGTTCGACCTCACCGCCCAGCAGGCGGGGGACAGCGGCCACATCTGCGGCGGCGTCGTGGACATTCTCGTCGAGCCCTTCGATGCGTACGACAGCGCCCTGCTCGCCGAGATCGCCGACATCCGGAGCCGGGGCGGCAGCGCCGCCCTCGCCACCGTGGTCCAGCCGGGGCGCCTGGGCGACCTGCCCGCCGGGCGGCGGAAGCAGCTCATCCGCCGGGACGGGAGCGCGCGGGGCGAGATCCCCGAGTACTCGGCCGAGCTCTGGCGAGAGAGCTCCCAGGTCATCCGCAACGGGCAGCCCTCCGTGCTCACCTTCGCGAGCGAGGAGGAGCGCACCGGCAAGCGGCGCCGCCAGCCCGGCGAGGGCACCGAAATCTTCCTGGAGCCCATCACCGGCCAGCCGCTGGTCTATCTCTTCGGCGGCGGGCACGTCTCTTTCTGCGTGGCCCAGGCGGTGCACCTGGCGGGCTTCCGCGTCGCCGTGGTCGAGGACCGGCCCACCTTCGCCAACCAGGAGCGCTTCCCGATGGCGGAGGCCTTCTACGTCGGCGAGTTCCCGGCCGTCTTCGGCAAGATCCCGGTGGACGAGTCGGACTACATGGCCATCATCACGCGCGGGCACGCGAACGACGAGGTGGTCCTCGAGTGGGCGCTCAAGACGCCCGCCCGCTACATCGGCATGATCGGCTCGAAGAGCAAGGTGCTGCTCACCTACCGCCACCTCCGTGACAAGGGTTTCGACCAGGACGAGCTCCTCCGGCGGGTCCACGCGCCCATCGGCCTCGAGATCGGGGCCGACACGCCGGGCGAGATCGCCGTCGCCATCGTGGCCGAATTCATCCGCTTCCGCCGCCTTGGCGAGGAGGCTGGGCAGAGCGGTGTCCCCGGCAAGCGCATCCAGCTCCGGAAGAAGGCCTGA
- the yqeC gene encoding putative selenium-dependent hydroxylase accessory protein YqeC, with the protein MSEGPLLRALGLRRGQAVAAVGAGGKTSLLAALAAECHAAGWRPALLTTTTKIFAPGEGSLLLLGEASSLARTLGAWSGEHSGPLTLARARLGEAPVPGEPSLRRMKLDGFAPGELEALREGAGVLLIEADGARGLPIKAPGPEEPVIPPWAEAVVGVVGLRALGAPLDEAHAFRSDLLRKITGLPSGAPVTAEAVGRLAGHPEGLFKGAPRGARKLVLLNQADAMDLDKLKETAYIIWSVAGTPRGPIERILCASLGGGPGITHQFPAA; encoded by the coding sequence GTGAGCGAAGGCCCGCTGCTCCGCGCCCTGGGCCTCCGGCGCGGCCAGGCCGTGGCCGCGGTGGGCGCGGGCGGGAAGACGAGCCTCCTCGCAGCTTTGGCCGCCGAGTGCCACGCCGCCGGCTGGCGCCCCGCCCTCCTGACCACCACCACCAAGATCTTCGCGCCCGGGGAGGGCTCGCTCCTTTTGCTGGGCGAGGCTTCATCCCTCGCCCGGACCCTCGGCGCCTGGAGCGGGGAGCACTCCGGCCCCCTCACCCTGGCCCGCGCCCGCCTGGGTGAAGCGCCGGTTCCGGGCGAGCCCTCCCTTCGCCGGATGAAGCTGGACGGTTTCGCCCCTGGTGAGCTGGAGGCCCTACGGGAAGGGGCGGGCGTGCTCCTCATCGAGGCGGACGGCGCCCGTGGGCTCCCCATCAAGGCGCCGGGGCCGGAGGAGCCGGTGATTCCCCCCTGGGCCGAGGCCGTCGTCGGCGTCGTGGGGCTCCGGGCGCTGGGCGCGCCGCTGGACGAGGCGCATGCTTTCCGCTCCGATTTGCTGAGGAAAATAACGGGACTCCCGTCCGGAGCTCCCGTCACGGCCGAGGCGGTCGGGCGGCTGGCGGGACATCCGGAGGGGCTGTTCAAGGGGGCGCCAAGGGGCGCGCGCAAGCTCGTCCTGCTGAACCAGGCGGACGCGATGGATCTTGATAAACTTAAGGAAACCGCCTATATTATATGGAGCGTTGCGGGCACTCCCCGTGGTCCCATCGAGAGGATCCTCTGCGCTTCTCTCGGCGGCGGCCCGGGCATAACTCATCAATTCCCCGCAGCCTGA
- a CDS encoding MoxR family ATPase, translating into MSVGILTETVENGTYRVGRSAIPINPHKDNPFLPAPQFYLPAGDSLERIAWAVGQNLPVLLIGETGVGKTLAVRHLAHVTNNGFRRVNLNGMTTVDEFVGKLMINERGTYWVNGILIEAMEAGDWLLIDEINACLPEIAFCLHSLLDDDRMIVLSEYDGRIVHPNPGFRLFASMNPHEDRRYGGTKPLNEALLDRFPVTIRMEYLPLEVEIKVVMRQSGNEDRALVERMVRVAHDAREAMRNEKIFCTFSTRRLIDWARMAAQFDPMEAAASTVFSKVNPFDAKVLEDIVDNHF; encoded by the coding sequence TTGAGCGTCGGCATCCTCACCGAAACCGTCGAGAACGGTACCTACCGGGTCGGCCGGAGCGCCATTCCGATCAACCCCCACAAGGACAACCCGTTCCTCCCCGCCCCGCAGTTCTACCTGCCCGCGGGCGACTCCCTTGAGCGCATCGCCTGGGCCGTGGGCCAGAACCTGCCCGTCCTCCTCATCGGGGAAACCGGCGTGGGCAAGACCCTCGCCGTGCGCCACCTGGCCCACGTCACGAACAACGGCTTCCGCCGGGTCAACCTGAACGGGATGACCACGGTGGACGAGTTCGTGGGCAAGCTCATGATCAACGAGCGGGGCACCTACTGGGTGAACGGCATCCTGATCGAGGCGATGGAGGCGGGCGACTGGCTGCTGATCGACGAGATCAACGCCTGCCTGCCCGAGATCGCCTTCTGCCTCCACAGCCTCCTCGACGACGACCGGATGATCGTGCTCTCCGAGTACGATGGCCGCATCGTGCACCCGAACCCGGGCTTCCGGCTCTTCGCCAGCATGAACCCGCACGAGGACCGGCGCTACGGCGGCACGAAGCCCTTGAACGAGGCCCTCCTCGATCGCTTCCCGGTCACCATCCGGATGGAGTATCTCCCCCTCGAGGTGGAGATCAAGGTGGTCATGCGCCAGAGCGGCAACGAGGACCGCGCATTGGTCGAGCGGATGGTGCGCGTGGCGCATGACGCGCGCGAGGCCATGCGGAACGAGAAGATCTTCTGTACCTTCAGCACCCGCCGGCTCATCGACTGGGCGCGGATGGCCGCCCAGTTCGACCCCATGGAGGCCGCCGCCTCGACCGTCTTCAGCAAGGTGAACCCCTTCGACGCGAAGGTGCTCGAGGACATCGTGGACAACCACTTCTAG
- a CDS encoding EF2563 family selenium-dependent molybdenum hydroxylase system protein: protein MQKRSVAGSLVVVKGGGDLATGTAHRLFRAGFPVIVTEVENPTMVRRTVAFAECLYSGRIEVEGVEARPAKGGTPGEKLAAARALLAEGVVPVVVDPEAAIVSLARPAALVDAILAKRNLGTRMDQAGVVVALGPGFSAGEDAHAVIETARGHDIGRVILSGPAEPNTGVPGDIGGYTTERLLRSPARGRFEPICRIGDRVEKGQPVGLVAGREVRAQIAGVLRGLVREGLEVTEGFKVGDVDPRAKPAHCFTISDKSRAVAGGVLEAIMMFLFGVHSTVERAH, encoded by the coding sequence GTGCAGAAACGTTCGGTCGCCGGCTCCCTCGTCGTCGTGAAGGGGGGAGGCGACCTCGCCACCGGCACCGCCCACCGCCTCTTCCGGGCCGGTTTCCCGGTCATTGTGACCGAGGTGGAGAACCCGACCATGGTGCGGCGCACAGTGGCTTTCGCGGAGTGCCTCTATTCGGGCCGCATTGAGGTCGAGGGAGTCGAGGCCCGGCCCGCGAAGGGCGGCACCCCCGGAGAGAAGCTCGCCGCGGCCCGCGCCCTCCTGGCGGAGGGGGTGGTGCCCGTGGTGGTGGACCCGGAGGCCGCCATCGTTTCCCTCGCCCGCCCGGCCGCCCTGGTGGACGCCATCCTCGCGAAGAGAAACCTCGGCACCCGGATGGACCAGGCCGGGGTGGTCGTGGCCCTCGGCCCGGGATTCTCGGCCGGCGAGGACGCGCACGCGGTGATCGAGACGGCGCGCGGGCACGACATCGGGCGGGTGATCCTGAGCGGCCCGGCCGAGCCCAACACCGGGGTGCCCGGCGACATCGGGGGCTACACCACTGAGCGCCTGCTGCGCTCCCCCGCCCGGGGCCGCTTCGAGCCTATCTGCCGGATTGGCGACCGCGTCGAGAAGGGCCAGCCGGTGGGGCTCGTCGCGGGGCGGGAGGTGAGGGCCCAGATCGCGGGCGTCCTGCGGGGCCTCGTCCGCGAGGGACTGGAGGTGACCGAGGGCTTCAAGGTGGGGGACGTCGATCCCCGCGCCAAGCCCGCCCATTGCTTCACCATCTCGGACAAATCGCGGGCGGTCGCCGGCGGCGTCCTCGAGGCCATCATGATGTTCCTGTTCGGCGTACATTCCACCGTGGAGCGAGCCCATTGA